A genome region from Heteronotia binoei isolate CCM8104 ecotype False Entrance Well chromosome 19, APGP_CSIRO_Hbin_v1, whole genome shotgun sequence includes the following:
- the LOC132587511 gene encoding zona pellucida sperm-binding protein 3-like isoform X2 — translation MGLSLTLGLAFLGWLLSGVVAFNLWDSSARNRIFWRPVQTAPPTWPPYSPSWPESDVWAWVDASQTRALSTFTPVSVKCGEAQVVVTVKRDLFGTGRLIQARDLSLGSSGCKYTSLDAVKEEVIFEAMLHECGSTLQMTPESLVYSITLFYKPTPASNAVVIRTSPAEVPIECHYPRKSNVSSKAILPTWIPFSSTLSAEQKLSFSLRLMNDDWSSERLSNRYQLGDVMNIQANVNGENHVALRLFVDNCVATMSPDSDSSPRYAIIDYHGCLVDGKSDSSATFLSPRVTEDSLRFTVDVFKFTGDSQDLYITCHLKVTAVEQVPDPVKKACSFSKASNVWIPVEGKRDICGCCETRNCGPTGGQSGRVNPWDRWSGGRRVGRDVAARREKQKKEVETDVTLGPIFLIDAYMASRRSLSHQSQTLEATEEQGSFSTPALIVGLVLMSIAMVLALTLAVLLLAKKHSSSP, via the exons ATGGGACTGTCTTTGACATTAGGTCTGGCTTTCCTTGGTTGGCTTCTCAGTGGGGTGGTTGCTTTCAACCTCTGGGATTCCTCTGCGAGAAACCGGATCTTCTGGCGACCTGTTCAGACGGCCCCACCAACCTGGCCACCCTACTCTCCTTCCTGGCCTGAGTCTGATGTCTGGGCTTGGGTGGATGCTTCACAGACTAGGGCTTTGTCCACTTTCACCCCTGTTTCAGTAAAGTGCGGGGAGGCCCAGGTGGTGGTGACAGTGAAGAGGGACCTGTTTGGCACCGGAAGGCTGATCCAAGCAAGGGATCTCAGCCTGGGGTCTTCCGGCTGCAAGTACACCTCCCTGGACGCTGTGAAGGAGGAGGTGATCTTTGAAGCCATGCTCCATGAATGTGGAAGTACTTTGCAG ATGACGCCGGAGTCCTTGGTCTACAGCATCACCTTGTTCTACAAGCCCACCCCTGCTAGCAATGCAGTGGTGATAAGGACCAGCCCGGCTGAAGTCCCCATTGAGTGTCACTATCCAAG GAAGAGCAACGTCAGCAGCAAGGCTATCCTGCCAACTTGGATCCCCTTCAGCTCGACTCTTTCTGCAGAACAGAAGCTCAGTTTCTCCTTGCGCTTAATGAACG ATGACTGGAGTTCTGAGAGACTCTCCAATAggtaccagctgggggatgttaTGAACATCCAGGCAAACGTGAATGGAGAGAACCATGTAGCTCTGAGACTTTTTGTGGACAACTGTGTGGCCACCATGAGCCCAGACAGCGATTCCAGTCCCAGATATGCTATAATTGACTACCACGG CTGTCTTGTTGATGGAAAATCAGATTCCAGCGCTACCTTTTTATCCCCAAGGGTCACGGAAGACTCACTCCGGTTCACAGTAGATGTCTTCAAGTTTACAGGAGACTCTCAAGACTTG TATATTACTTGCCACTTGAAAGTGACCGCTGTTGAACAGGTCCCCGATCCTGTGAAGAAAGCATGCTCTTTCAGCAAAGCAAGCAACGT GTGGATTCCAGTGGAAGGTAAAAGGGACATCTGTGGCTGCTGTGAAACCAGAAACTGTGGACCAACTGGTGGCCAGTCAGGGAGAGTCAATCCCTGGGACAGATGGTCTGGAGGAAGGCGAGTTGGCAGAGACGTGGCAGCCAGACGTG AGAAGCAGAAGAAAGAAGTGGAGACGGATGTAACATTAGGACCCATCTTCCTCATAGACGCATACATGGCTTCCAGAAGGTCCCTGAGCCACCAAAGCCAAACACTGGAGGCAACTGAAGAACAAG GGAGCTTTTCAACTCCTGCGCTGATCGTGGGACTGGTTTTGATGTCTATCGCTATGGTTTTAGCTCTGACTCTGGCAGTTCTCCTCTTGGCCAAGAAGCATTCCAGCTCTCCTTAA
- the LOC132587511 gene encoding zona pellucida sperm-binding protein 3-like isoform X1 encodes MGLSLTLGLAFLGWLLSGVVAFNLWDSSARNRIFWRPVQTAPPTWPPYSPSWPESDVWAWVDASQTRALSTFTPVSVKCGEAQVVVTVKRDLFGTGRLIQARDLSLGSSGCKYTSLDAVKEEVIFEAMLHECGSTLQMTPESLVYSITLFYKPTPASNAVVIRTSPAEVPIECHYPRKSNVSSKAILPTWIPFSSTLSAEQKLSFSLRLMNDDWSSERLSNRYQLGDVMNIQANVNGENHVALRLFVDNCVATMSPDSDSSPRYAIIDYHGCLVDGKSDSSATFLSPRVTEDSLRFTVDVFKFTGDSQDLYITCHLKVTAVEQVPDPVKKACSFSKASNVWIPVEGKRDICGCCETRNCGPTGGQSGRVNPWDRWSGGRRVGRDVAARRGMFHNEKQKKEVETDVTLGPIFLIDAYMASRRSLSHQSQTLEATEEQGSFSTPALIVGLVLMSIAMVLALTLAVLLLAKKHSSSP; translated from the exons ATGGGACTGTCTTTGACATTAGGTCTGGCTTTCCTTGGTTGGCTTCTCAGTGGGGTGGTTGCTTTCAACCTCTGGGATTCCTCTGCGAGAAACCGGATCTTCTGGCGACCTGTTCAGACGGCCCCACCAACCTGGCCACCCTACTCTCCTTCCTGGCCTGAGTCTGATGTCTGGGCTTGGGTGGATGCTTCACAGACTAGGGCTTTGTCCACTTTCACCCCTGTTTCAGTAAAGTGCGGGGAGGCCCAGGTGGTGGTGACAGTGAAGAGGGACCTGTTTGGCACCGGAAGGCTGATCCAAGCAAGGGATCTCAGCCTGGGGTCTTCCGGCTGCAAGTACACCTCCCTGGACGCTGTGAAGGAGGAGGTGATCTTTGAAGCCATGCTCCATGAATGTGGAAGTACTTTGCAG ATGACGCCGGAGTCCTTGGTCTACAGCATCACCTTGTTCTACAAGCCCACCCCTGCTAGCAATGCAGTGGTGATAAGGACCAGCCCGGCTGAAGTCCCCATTGAGTGTCACTATCCAAG GAAGAGCAACGTCAGCAGCAAGGCTATCCTGCCAACTTGGATCCCCTTCAGCTCGACTCTTTCTGCAGAACAGAAGCTCAGTTTCTCCTTGCGCTTAATGAACG ATGACTGGAGTTCTGAGAGACTCTCCAATAggtaccagctgggggatgttaTGAACATCCAGGCAAACGTGAATGGAGAGAACCATGTAGCTCTGAGACTTTTTGTGGACAACTGTGTGGCCACCATGAGCCCAGACAGCGATTCCAGTCCCAGATATGCTATAATTGACTACCACGG CTGTCTTGTTGATGGAAAATCAGATTCCAGCGCTACCTTTTTATCCCCAAGGGTCACGGAAGACTCACTCCGGTTCACAGTAGATGTCTTCAAGTTTACAGGAGACTCTCAAGACTTG TATATTACTTGCCACTTGAAAGTGACCGCTGTTGAACAGGTCCCCGATCCTGTGAAGAAAGCATGCTCTTTCAGCAAAGCAAGCAACGT GTGGATTCCAGTGGAAGGTAAAAGGGACATCTGTGGCTGCTGTGAAACCAGAAACTGTGGACCAACTGGTGGCCAGTCAGGGAGAGTCAATCCCTGGGACAGATGGTCTGGAGGAAGGCGAGTTGGCAGAGACGTGGCAGCCAGACGTGGTATGTTCCACAATG AGAAGCAGAAGAAAGAAGTGGAGACGGATGTAACATTAGGACCCATCTTCCTCATAGACGCATACATGGCTTCCAGAAGGTCCCTGAGCCACCAAAGCCAAACACTGGAGGCAACTGAAGAACAAG GGAGCTTTTCAACTCCTGCGCTGATCGTGGGACTGGTTTTGATGTCTATCGCTATGGTTTTAGCTCTGACTCTGGCAGTTCTCCTCTTGGCCAAGAAGCATTCCAGCTCTCCTTAA
- the COMMD4 gene encoding COMM domain-containing protein 4 isoform X2: MRFRFCGDLDCPDWVLAEISTLAKISSVKLKLICAQVLKDLLGEGIDYEKILKLTSDAKFESGDIKATIAVLNFILSSAAKHNVDSESLSSELQQLGLPKEHATGLCRSYEEKQSPLQESLRGCSLRLNRLDSVSWRVDYTLSSSELQQVNEPIVHLKLNVRDADKGVLEPVVTTLSAEKFRVLLAELKQAQALMKTLD; the protein is encoded by the exons ATG AGGTTCCGGTTCTGTGGCGACTTGGACTGCCCAGACTGGGtcttggcagagatcagcacttTGGCCAAAATA TCCTCAGTGAAACTTAAGCTGATCTGCGCCCAGGTTCTAAAGGATCTACTTGGGGAGGGAATTGAT TACGAGAAGATTCTGAAGCTGACATCAGATGCGAAGTTTG AGTCTGGGGACATCAAGGCCACCATCGCGGTCCTCAACTTCATCCTCTCCAGTGCTGCCAAGCACAATGTCGACAGTGAGTCTTTATCCAGCGAGCTGCAGCAACTGGGGCTGCCAAAAG AACATGCCACGGGACTGTGCCGGTCCTACGAGGAGAAGCAGAGTCCCTTACAGGAGAGTCTTAGAGGATGCAGCCTGCGAT TGAACCGCTTGGATTCTGTGTCCTGGCGAGTGGATTATACTCTTAGCTCCAGCGAGCTCCAACAGGTTAACGAACCAATTGTTCATCTCAAGCTTAACGTGCGGGATGCTGACAAAGGAGTCTTGGAACCGGTGGTGACGACGCTATCGGCAGAGAAGTTCCGCGTCTTACTTGCAG aGCTGAAGCAGGCCCAGGCCCTTATGAAAACACTCGACTGA
- the COMMD4 gene encoding COMM domain-containing protein 4 isoform X1, giving the protein MGIDFASSFQRFRFCGDLDCPDWVLAEISTLAKISSVKLKLICAQVLKDLLGEGIDYEKILKLTSDAKFESGDIKATIAVLNFILSSAAKHNVDSESLSSELQQLGLPKEHATGLCRSYEEKQSPLQESLRGCSLRLNRLDSVSWRVDYTLSSSELQQVNEPIVHLKLNVRDADKGVLEPVVTTLSAEKFRVLLAELKQAQALMKTLD; this is encoded by the exons ATGGGAATTGATTTTGCTTCTTCTTTCCAGAGGTTCCGGTTCTGTGGCGACTTGGACTGCCCAGACTGGGtcttggcagagatcagcacttTGGCCAAAATA TCCTCAGTGAAACTTAAGCTGATCTGCGCCCAGGTTCTAAAGGATCTACTTGGGGAGGGAATTGAT TACGAGAAGATTCTGAAGCTGACATCAGATGCGAAGTTTG AGTCTGGGGACATCAAGGCCACCATCGCGGTCCTCAACTTCATCCTCTCCAGTGCTGCCAAGCACAATGTCGACAGTGAGTCTTTATCCAGCGAGCTGCAGCAACTGGGGCTGCCAAAAG AACATGCCACGGGACTGTGCCGGTCCTACGAGGAGAAGCAGAGTCCCTTACAGGAGAGTCTTAGAGGATGCAGCCTGCGAT TGAACCGCTTGGATTCTGTGTCCTGGCGAGTGGATTATACTCTTAGCTCCAGCGAGCTCCAACAGGTTAACGAACCAATTGTTCATCTCAAGCTTAACGTGCGGGATGCTGACAAAGGAGTCTTGGAACCGGTGGTGACGACGCTATCGGCAGAGAAGTTCCGCGTCTTACTTGCAG aGCTGAAGCAGGCCCAGGCCCTTATGAAAACACTCGACTGA